TGGTTATCTCTCCGATAAGATTGGTCGTAAACCGCAGTTAATTACCTTTGCTTTAGGAAACCTTCTTTTCTTCTACTTTGTAATGCAGTTTGTCAATGATTCTTTTGTCACGCTTTTACTCATTGAGATGTTCGGTTTAACGCTCTATGCGATGTATTCCTCTATTGCACCAGCCATTATGGCAGAGCAGTTCCCAAGTAATATTAGAGCGGTAGGAATTGGTACACCATATAACTTAATGGTTGCAATTTTAGGCGGCACAACGCCCTATCTTCTCACTTGGTTACAGAGTATTCATATGGAATCCATTTTTTACTTCATCGTATTACTCGCGGCATTTATCTCTCTAATCACCTTTGTGAAAATGCCAGAAACTGCTGGAAGCAAGCTCAAGTAAAATCTTATAGGAAAAAAATAATGACTTATAAAACTCCTCTTCACTATCTAAGTGCACAGGAATTAGCAGAAAAAATTCAACAACGTGAAATCACCTCGAAAGCTGTGACGGAACATTTTTTAAATAGAATCTGTAAATACAATCCCGAATTTTCAGCCTATACAACGGTTTTTAAAGAGCGGGCTTTAGCGCTTGCCGAAAATGCAGATCGCCTTTTAGCAGCGGGAATTATTCTTAGCCCATTTCATGGGGTTCCTATTTCTGTGAAAGAGCACTTTCAATGGAAAGGCTCTACCGCCCATTATGGCTCTAAAGCTCGGTTAGATTGTATTAGTCAAACTAATAGTCGTGTTGTTGATCGCTTAATAGCACTAGGTATGCCTATTTTAGGCAAAACAGCCATGACAGAATTTGCTTTTGGCTTAGCTGGGCAAAATCCTACAATGGGAACAGCTCATAACCCTTGGTCGTTAGAAACGCTAAAATCTCCAGGGGGTTCGTCTGCGGGTGCAGGTGTTGCCTTAGCCCTTGGTCTTTGTCCTATTGCCTTAGGCGGAGATACAGGTGGCTCTGTGCGTGCACCTGCAGCCCACACTTATAATGTTGGTTTTAAACCAAGTAGCGGTATGATTTCTCGCGCTAATGCAATGCCTTTATCGCCCACACTAGATGTCGTTGGCGTGGTTTCAAGAACGGTGCAAGATTCTGCAATAATGACAGAGCTCTTAACCTTTCCTGATCTAGAAGATTCATTAACCTTATCTGAAATTGGTTTAACAGCGCAGACAAACTTTATGCAAAAGGAAGATAAACCCAATCTTCCTAAGCTCTATGTGCTCTCGGAAGCAACTTGGCCAATGCCAGTAAATACTGATTATAAAGCGTACTGGTTAAAAACACTTAAGCAACTTGAGTCAACGGGCTATGAACTCATTGAATGGGCGCCTCATGATAGTGAATTCTTTAAATCTCTTGGGGATTATAACTCTGTGATTTTAGCCTATGAAGCTTACCAGATCTTTGGGGAGCTTGCTGAGGATCCAAATGCCGAGCTTTGGCTCACGGTACGTAATCGTATCTTAAATGGTAAAACCATTACTAAAGACTCCTATCATGCAGCGCTTGATTATCGTGAAGAGTGCCAAAGCCTGTTTCAAGCACAATTTCCCAATAATGGTGTTTTATTAATGCCGGCAATGGATCAAGCCGCACAAGAACTTGATTTTGACGATATTATTCACACAGGACTTGGAGCTTTCTTAAGACCTGCTAACTTTATTGATTGCCCAGCAATTACACTACCTTCTGGTTTAGATAGTGATTTTATGCCGCTTTCAATTCAGCTTCTCGCTCACAGGGCTCAAGATAGAGCCTTGTTAGCCATGGCTACAAAAATTGAGAGCACACTTGGCAATACTAGAGAGACGCCTGATATTGCTTAAAATATTTTCAATGAGTTAATACATCCCATTTTAGCCTATACATGAAATCATGTATCGTACTGTTTGCGCAGCTATTACAAGCTGCGCTTTTTTTTATCTTCTTTTATCAATGCATTTTTATTGCGGCTCTTGGATTTCAACCTTTCTCTCAATACCTAGAACTTCTAAAAGCCCTGCACTCACGATATCTGTAATATCGCTTTGGTTAATATTAAAAAGATACCTCGCTTGTCCATTTTCTTTATTAATAACGTAACTTGAGTTCCCACTAGAATCTTCCGGAAATAAGATAAAGAAATATGCCTCATTTTCATATACTTTCCCTCCTCTTACTTTACGCGATTTATCAGAATATTTTAAAACCCCAAAGTCTGCTTTAGCATAGCTTCTTTCTAAAGACCCAATATCGATAATTCCACTTGCATCAATAATCTTTCTGTCTGTCGAATATCCTCTAAAGAGTCCTTGTAATGAGCCATCAATTTCAACAGACTTTATCTGAATTTTATTAGTGTCAAAATCAACCTTAAATGTACTCAGTAAATTACCTTGCGCTAAATATTGATGATTAGCTTTAAGGGAAAAAAGATAGATTGGCTCTACTGTTTTGTCCGAAATTTTTTTAATATCATAAATAATACCATCATACGTTTCTGTAGCCATCGCATAAATTGCAGTATCATCTTCAAAGAAATCTAAAATGAGAGAAGGCCTATTAAATTGTCTCTCTTTTTCATTTGGACAATCAAAATCAATATAGTAATTATCCGGAAGAATACATTCTACGGGTATAAGATGTATCTTCCCCTCTACCCAATGAGGTAGTTGTTTTAAACTTCCATTTTCAATATGAAATAAAGATCCATTAGCATCAAAAAAAGCAGAGTCTGTAAAGTTTTTCAAGGGTAATTGAATATTTTTTAAATATCGAATTCCTAATACATTATAACTACCAGAAGGCTCCACCACGAGATCTTGGCTCTGAACAAACCGATGATATTTTGTAAGATCTTCAAGACAATTATCAATAAAATATGAATCATTGTAATTTAAGCATTGATCATGATCTTTAGGATATTTATTGTGATCATAATAAGTTGTTATTAAAATCGCATATTGTTGATCTGCATATAATGCACTATTAGAAGCGGTATTGGTGATAAGGCGAAAACTATTTTTATCTAACTCAATTGGAATTTTTTGATCAAAATAGTAAAAATTGTTTTGATCAAAGTGCCATTTTAGTCCCTGAAATTCTGATGATTGATGAGCAAAAGTTTGAGGATCAGCTCCCTTAACAAGATTGGTCTCAAAATAAACATGTTGTTGATCTTTACTATAGTTTTCAGGAAGTAGCTCAAAGGAGTGCGGATCTGCTAATAAAATCGCGACTCCCTGATAATAAACCTGATCATCATCTTTTGAATAAAGATCATTCATTACCCGAAAACTTTGGGGGGAAGCCCCTTGAATCTCTCTACCTTTATAATAAATCTTTTCTCCTACAATCGCATAGCCTTTCCCAAGCGTAGTAAAATTAGACGCATCACTAACCCTAAAATAATGAATTTTTTGCACCTGGCAGCTTTGATAAAAGCCACATGATTGATAGTAAGTATTGCTATTAACAAGATATATACTGCCCTTAATTTTTTGATACTCATCTTTAATACTGCCTGCTATAGGGGCCGCACATTTCGTGGTTTTAACATTTATAAACTCACCATTAATATTCTCATACCAGAGGCAAGTTGCCGATTCATGGTCATTAATATCAGCATCACATCCATAAAATATAAAGCTCAGAAAACAGAGAATGAGTCCTTTTTTAATCAGCATATAAGCCTTGAGAATCGTATTGATATAAAATGCATCCTATTACCCTAATACTTGTCATAACACCTTATAATCTATAATATCAATTAACGATATTATCTGAATAATAATTATCACTTCACTCAAGTGATCCTCCGCTTATTCCTCTTTTGACGGATAAAAATTCTTCACAAAATAAAAGCACTATCGTTTTACAATAGTGCTTTTTAAAAAAGGAATTTTTAGGGTTTATTTCATCAATATTCCTCTCTAACAAGGATAAGCTTGCTAAAGCTTTAACTTTTAAAATTATATCCTTCTAAAGAATTTATGCTTTTTCAGATACTGCCGTAAAACGCTCGCGAATAAAGTCTTGATTCTTAATTTCATCAATAAGTGCTTTACTATAATCTGCGTAGCTAATATAACTCTCACCTGCTTTATTGGTGAAAAAGTGATCTTTTCCTAAACGATACTGACCAGTTGCAGCGCCTGTATCATCAAAAAATGCCGCAGGACTAAAGTAAGTCCATTGAATATTACTTGCGGCTAATAGATCAAAGGCTTTCCCCATATTACTCGCCGTTGGTTTATAAGCTTCCGGAAAATCGGGAGTATCTACTAAGCGCGTTGTTTTAGCATCATCAACATATAAGCTTCCTGCACCGCCGACGACAATTAGACGCGTTTTAGGGAGTTGTTGAAATAGGTCAATTAAATGTTGAGTGCTCGTAATATGATCTGTTTCAGAGCCTTGCGGCGCTTTATAAGCATTGATAACAACATCAAATTCCTTAAGATCTTCAACAGTTAAATCAAAAATTGATTTTTCAATCACCTTTACCGATCTATTGGCTAAATTTTCAGGATGTCGAACAATTGCGGTGACTCGATAGTCCTGTTTTAATGCTTCTGCGGTTAATAATGTTCCAACTTTTCCTGCAGCTCCAATAATTGCAATTTGCATATCTCTATTCTCCTTTATTGTTAATAACAATCAATAATGACTCATTTATTTGCTTTAATACTTCTACATGTTAACTATTTAATAATCGATGACACTATGATATATATAATTTATTCTTTATGTAAGTAAGCACCTAAATGTAAGGTAAGTACCTTTAAGCAACTATTGAGATTTTATCGAATGAAAGACCAAAATATAATTTGCCCTGTTGCATTAACCCTCTCATTAATCGAAGGAAAATGGAAGACTTTAATTTTACGAGATCTATTAGAAGGAAAAAAACGTTTTGGTGAGCTACAACGCTCAGTAGAAGGGATTAGCCAAAAAGTCCTCACCACTCAGCTTCGAGCATTAGAGGCAAATGGCATTGTTG
The nucleotide sequence above comes from Ignatzschineria rhizosphaerae. Encoded proteins:
- a CDS encoding winged helix-turn-helix transcriptional regulator; translated protein: MKDQNIICPVALTLSLIEGKWKTLILRDLLEGKKRFGELQRSVEGISQKVLTTQLRALEANGIVERIAYAEIPPRVEYQLSPQGQSLHAIIDAMRIWGENYQMLDK
- a CDS encoding DKNYY domain-containing protein gives rise to the protein MLIKKGLILCFLSFIFYGCDADINDHESATCLWYENINGEFINVKTTKCAAPIAGSIKDEYQKIKGSIYLVNSNTYYQSCGFYQSCQVQKIHYFRVSDASNFTTLGKGYAIVGEKIYYKGREIQGASPQSFRVMNDLYSKDDDQVYYQGVAILLADPHSFELLPENYSKDQQHVYFETNLVKGADPQTFAHQSSEFQGLKWHFDQNNFYYFDQKIPIELDKNSFRLITNTASNSALYADQQYAILITTYYDHNKYPKDHDQCLNYNDSYFIDNCLEDLTKYHRFVQSQDLVVEPSGSYNVLGIRYLKNIQLPLKNFTDSAFFDANGSLFHIENGSLKQLPHWVEGKIHLIPVECILPDNYYIDFDCPNEKERQFNRPSLILDFFEDDTAIYAMATETYDGIIYDIKKISDKTVEPIYLFSLKANHQYLAQGNLLSTFKVDFDTNKIQIKSVEIDGSLQGLFRGYSTDRKIIDASGIIDIGSLERSYAKADFGVLKYSDKSRKVRGGKVYENEAYFFILFPEDSSGNSSYVINKENGQARYLFNINQSDITDIVSAGLLEVLGIERKVEIQEPQ
- a CDS encoding amidase, with the translated sequence MTYKTPLHYLSAQELAEKIQQREITSKAVTEHFLNRICKYNPEFSAYTTVFKERALALAENADRLLAAGIILSPFHGVPISVKEHFQWKGSTAHYGSKARLDCISQTNSRVVDRLIALGMPILGKTAMTEFAFGLAGQNPTMGTAHNPWSLETLKSPGGSSAGAGVALALGLCPIALGGDTGGSVRAPAAHTYNVGFKPSSGMISRANAMPLSPTLDVVGVVSRTVQDSAIMTELLTFPDLEDSLTLSEIGLTAQTNFMQKEDKPNLPKLYVLSEATWPMPVNTDYKAYWLKTLKQLESTGYELIEWAPHDSEFFKSLGDYNSVILAYEAYQIFGELAEDPNAELWLTVRNRILNGKTITKDSYHAALDYREECQSLFQAQFPNNGVLLMPAMDQAAQELDFDDIIHTGLGAFLRPANFIDCPAITLPSGLDSDFMPLSIQLLAHRAQDRALLAMATKIESTLGNTRETPDIA
- a CDS encoding NAD(P)-dependent oxidoreductase translates to MQIAIIGAAGKVGTLLTAEALKQDYRVTAIVRHPENLANRSVKVIEKSIFDLTVEDLKEFDVVINAYKAPQGSETDHITSTQHLIDLFQQLPKTRLIVVGGAGSLYVDDAKTTRLVDTPDFPEAYKPTASNMGKAFDLLAASNIQWTYFSPAAFFDDTGAATGQYRLGKDHFFTNKAGESYISYADYSKALIDEIKNQDFIRERFTAVSEKA